A stretch of the Sinorhizobium alkalisoli genome encodes the following:
- a CDS encoding TRAP transporter substrate-binding protein: MTHTLNRRNFLSKGVLAGVATAAGSTLAAPAIGAELPTLRWRLTSGFPNNLDTIYGGAVVMAEALSKITEGKFQIQVFQAGEIVPGPQALDAVNANTVEIAHTCGYYFTGKDPTFAIGSTIPFGMNARQQNAWLYHGGGNELYNAFLADYGVVGIPGGATGAQMGGWFRNEIKSLADLKGVKMRIAGIAGQVMAKLGVVPQQLPGGDIYPALERGTIDAAEWIGPYDDERLGFYQIAPNYYYPAYWEGGLTVHFFVNKAQYEALPEAYKVALDTACKAANLNMQAMYDVKNTTAIRTLVGKGVKLRPMPRDILDAAYQATFELYGEFEDKHPAWAKIYPQWKKFRDESFQWFRVAEYSYDSYNYAAQAAGK; this comes from the coding sequence GTGACTCATACTCTCAACAGACGAAACTTCCTGTCGAAAGGCGTGCTGGCCGGCGTTGCAACAGCCGCCGGTTCGACGCTCGCCGCTCCTGCGATCGGCGCGGAATTGCCGACCCTTCGCTGGCGCCTGACCTCGGGTTTCCCGAATAATCTCGACACGATTTACGGCGGCGCCGTGGTGATGGCCGAGGCTCTGTCGAAGATCACCGAAGGCAAATTCCAGATCCAGGTATTCCAGGCCGGCGAGATCGTGCCCGGACCACAGGCCCTCGACGCAGTGAACGCCAACACGGTCGAAATCGCCCATACTTGCGGCTACTATTTCACCGGCAAGGATCCGACATTCGCGATCGGCTCGACCATTCCCTTCGGCATGAACGCGCGCCAGCAGAATGCCTGGCTCTATCATGGCGGCGGCAACGAGCTCTACAACGCGTTTCTCGCCGACTATGGCGTCGTCGGCATTCCTGGCGGCGCGACCGGCGCCCAGATGGGCGGCTGGTTCCGCAACGAGATCAAGAGCCTCGCCGATCTTAAGGGCGTCAAGATGCGCATCGCCGGTATTGCCGGCCAAGTCATGGCGAAACTTGGCGTCGTGCCGCAGCAATTGCCGGGCGGCGACATCTATCCGGCGCTCGAGCGCGGCACGATCGACGCGGCCGAATGGATCGGCCCCTATGACGACGAGCGCCTCGGCTTCTACCAGATCGCGCCGAACTATTATTATCCGGCCTATTGGGAAGGCGGGTTGACCGTGCACTTCTTCGTCAACAAGGCGCAATACGAGGCGCTGCCGGAAGCCTACAAGGTCGCGCTCGACACCGCCTGCAAGGCGGCGAACCTCAACATGCAGGCCATGTACGACGTCAAGAACACGACGGCGATCCGTACGCTCGTCGGCAAGGGCGTAAAGCTCAGGCCGATGCCGCGCGACATCCTCGATGCGGCCTACCAGGCCACCTTCGAGCTCTACGGCGAATTCGAGGACAAACATCCCGCCTGGGCGAAAATCTATCCGCAGTGGAAGAAGTTCCGCGACGAATCCTTCCAATGGTTCCGCGTCGCCGAATACAGCTATGACAGCTACAACTACGCGGCACAGGCGGCCGGCAAGTAA
- a CDS encoding FadR/GntR family transcriptional regulator — MPSRFGRPAGKRTSHRLVVDELGQAVVGGEFAVGEILPGDLELAARFNVSRTVLREAMKTLAAKGLVLARARIGTRVLPRASWNLFDSDVLTWRFNAGVDEDFLRHVCEVRLALEPYAAGLAARRATDADIARMMRLAVAMGKAGHDGQTLAQADLEFHLSLLESSLNPFMHTVGSLIEAALVGVFRRTSPRADATEIDRVAMAHIRIVEEIRRRNEEGARGAMEHVIRVGQERLLHDLRAQRTPAVPHV; from the coding sequence ATGCCGTCACGCTTCGGCAGGCCTGCGGGCAAAAGGACGAGCCATCGCCTCGTCGTGGACGAACTGGGACAAGCCGTCGTCGGCGGCGAGTTTGCGGTGGGCGAGATACTGCCCGGAGACCTCGAACTTGCAGCCCGTTTCAATGTCTCCCGAACGGTCCTGCGCGAAGCGATGAAGACCCTTGCCGCCAAAGGCCTGGTGCTCGCCCGGGCCCGCATCGGCACGCGCGTGCTGCCGCGAGCCAGCTGGAATCTCTTCGACAGCGACGTGCTCACATGGCGTTTCAATGCCGGCGTCGACGAGGATTTTCTGCGCCATGTCTGCGAGGTGCGGCTGGCACTCGAGCCCTATGCCGCGGGTCTCGCGGCGCGGCGGGCGACTGATGCGGACATTGCCCGGATGATGCGGCTCGCCGTTGCCATGGGGAAAGCCGGCCACGACGGGCAGACGCTCGCCCAGGCCGATCTGGAATTTCACCTGAGCCTGCTCGAATCCTCTCTCAATCCATTCATGCATACGGTGGGAAGCCTGATCGAAGCGGCATTGGTGGGGGTCTTCAGGCGAACGAGCCCCCGCGCCGACGCGACCGAGATCGATCGCGTCGCCATGGCCCATATCCGTATCGTCGAGGAAATCCGGCGCCGGAACGAGGAGGGCGCCCGCGGTGCGATGGAGCATGTGATCCGCGTCGGTCAGGAACGGTTGCTCCACGACCTGCGGGCACAGCGAACCCCGGCCGTGCCGCACGTTTAG